A part of Gossypium hirsutum isolate 1008001.06 chromosome A07, Gossypium_hirsutum_v2.1, whole genome shotgun sequence genomic DNA contains:
- the LOC107889976 gene encoding isoleucine N-monooxygenase 2: MQIYYFMFIAPSTMLSFSILLVFITFALRYIFKLQWQGKVQKPKQPTLPPGPKPWPIVGNLPEFIINKKKTSVSHWIHSFMEEMNTEIACIRLGNVHVIPVTCPEISLEFFKKQDAVFASRPLTMATDVLTKGYLGTGFGPLGDQWKKMKRVMANEVLSQATHRWLHEKRGEEADNLLRYVLNQCKNGDEGGLVNLRLAARHYCGNVIRKMMFNRRYLGKGKADGGPGFEEEEYVDTIFTILAHINSFCISDYLPFLRGLDLEGHEKVMEEATKVLEKYHDPIIEDRIQQWRDGRKHEPQDLLDVLVSLTDENGNIPLLSTDEIKAQINETMIATLDNPSNALEWALAEMLNKPEMLQKAVDELDDVVGKDRLVQEYDLPRLNYIKSCAREAFRLHPIAPFNVPHMSLTDTTVADYFIPTGSHVILSRVGLGRNSKVWDEPCKFKPERHLQDCNTGEEVVLAEPELRFLSFSRGRRGCPGVVLGSSMTTMLFARLLQGFHWSIPANQGTIDLCQGKKDSFLAKPLLAVAKPRLPLHVYSVSR, translated from the exons ATGCAAATCTATTACTTCATGTTCATCGCTCCTTCTACCATGCTAAGCTTCTCCATCCTACTTGTTTTCATCACTTTTGCTTTGCGGTACATCTTCAAGCTCCAATGGCAAGGCAAGGTCCAAAAGCCTAAGCAACCTACTCTTCCGCCAGGCCCTAAACCTTGGCCTATTGTGGGAAACCTCCCTGAATTCATCATAAACAAGAAGAAAACATCGGTATCTCATTGGATACACTCGTTCATGGAAGAAATGAACACCGAAATTGCTTGTATTCGTCTAGGAAATGTTCATGTGATTCCCGTCACTTGTCCTGAAATCAGTCTCGAATTCTTTAAAAAACAGGATGCTGTTTTTGCTTCTAGACCCCTTACCATGGCCACTGATGTCCTAACAAAAGGCTACTTAGGCACAGGTTTTGGACCCTTGGGAGATCAgtggaagaaaatgaagagagtTATGGCTAACGAGGTGCTTTCACAGGCAACACATCGATGGCTTCATGAGAAAAGAGGTGAAGAAGCTGATAACCTCCTGCGTTACGTGCTTAACCAATGCAAAAATGGTGATGAAGGCGGCCTTGTGAACTTAAGATTGGCTGCCCGACACTATTGTGGCAATGTAATAAGGAAGATGATGTTTAATAGGAGATACTTGGGAAAAGGGAAAGCAGATGGTGGACCTGGTTTTGAGGAAGAAGAGTACGTCGACACCATTTTCACCATTCTTGCTCATATTAATTCCTTTTGTATATCCGATTACTTACCGTTCTTGAGAGGCCTCGACCTGGAGGGGCATGAAAAAGTTATGGAAGAGGCAACTAAAGTTTTGGAGAAGTATCATGATCCCATAATTGAAGATAGGATTCAACAATGGAGAGATGGCAGAAAACATGAACCCCAAGACTTGCTTGATGTTTTGGTTTCTTTGACTGATGAAAATGGTAACATCCCGCTACTTTCAACGGACGAGATCAAAGCTCAAATTAAC GAAACTATGATTGCAACATTGGATAATCCATCAAACGCCCTAGAATGGGCACTTGCGGAGATGTTAAACAAACCAGAGATGCTACAAAAGGCAGTAGATGAGTTGGATGATGTGGTTGGAAAAGATAGGTTAGTACAAGAGTATGATCTCCCACGACTCAACTACATCAAATCATGCGCAAGAGAAGCCTTTAGACTCCATCCCATCGCCCCATTTAACGTTCCTCACATGTCATTGACCGATACAACAGTGGCCGACTACTTCATCCCTACGGGTAGCCATGTCATCCTTAGCCGGGTAGGACTCGGTCGGAACTCTAAAGTTTGGGACGAGCCATGCAAGTTCAAGCCAGAACGTCACCTCCAGGATTGTAATACAGGCGAAGAAGTGGTGCTTGCGGAGCCAGAATTGCGGTTCTTATCGTTCAGTAGAGGAAGGAGAGGATGCCCCGGCGTGGTCCTTGGAAGTTCAATGACTACCATGTTGTTTGCAAGGCTTTTGCAAGGTTTCCATTGGAGTATCCCGGCAAATCAGGGAACTATTGATCTTTGTCAAGGAAAGAAAGATTCCTTTCTGGCAAAACCGCTGCTTGCTGTTGCAAAGCCAAGGTTGCCACTTCATGTTTACTCTGTTTCAAGGTAA